The Chitinophagales bacterium genomic sequence TGAAAATCCCAAGACTGTATTTTTTATAAGCCTGATCGTAAAGCCCTAGCAAGCTGGCAAATGATCGATCTCCCATATCGAAAAAACTCACTGCAACAAGCCGGTTTCCCTCGAAAACCGTGAGTTCATAGGTATTGAAAAAATTATGCTGCATGCCCTCGAACAAATAATTCTCAAGATTGCTGTGCACAAAACCTTTAAATTTTTGTGATTGCTCCTGATAAAGCTTTTCCATTTCAGAGGTGATTTGCTCAAGTGGCTGTATGTGATAGCTGAATTGCTTCTTATTTTTATTAAGCAGCTTTCGCATTCGTTTCGGAAAGCTATAAACACTGAGATTGCTTCTGATATTAACTACTGAATACACAGCTTCATCAAGGCAGAGCATTTTGCTCTGATACATCACATTTCCGCCCCTGAACCAGCCCTGGGACAAAAGCTTATCGAGCATTTGCGCATTAAACTGTACCGGATGATAGGACTGAAACATAATTTTTACAAAGTAAAATTGCTTTTGAAAAGCTTTATCTTAGCTGAATTTCCAGTGTTTTAATGGTGAAAAACAGCATTTTTATGTTTTTAAAATTAGAACACTAATCTACACAAAAGATATGTGGAAGTTCCTTAAAATCAGTACAAGTTTATTGTTGATCAGTATTTTTTTAGTGGCTTTGTTTGCCTACTACAATTTTGCGCTGTTGCCCAAAAAACATTATAAAGCAGCAATAGAAACCCCAAAAGTTTACGATGCAATTATTGTCCCCGGTGTACCTTTGGAAGATAAAGACTGGAGCGAAATCATGCAAATGCGGGTATTCTGGTCCTATCATTTGTATCAGAAAGGTATTGCCAAAAACATCATTTATTCAGGTTCAGCAGTTTACACACCATTCTATGAAAGTAAAGTGATGGCACTCTATGCCAAAGAACTCGGTATTCCAGAAGCAAACATTTTCGAAGATAGCCTGGCCGAACACAGTACTGAGAATTTGTATTATTCCTGGAAATTGGCGCAAAAACTGGGCTTTGAAAAAGTGGCATTGACTAGCGATCCATTTCAGTCAATGATGCTTACAACATTCGCAAAAAGAGAAGCACTACCTGTTGATTTTCTTCCGTTTATATTTGATATGCTCAACAAAGAGATTAAGCTTTATACACCGAAAATAGATATTGAAAAAGCTCGTAAACAAAATTTTGAAGCCTTGCCCGAACGAGAAGATTTTTTTGAAAGATTTAAGGGTACTCTTGGTAAAAAACTTATTGAGGAACCATACTGAGCGTTTATTTATTTATCCATATGATTCATTCTATTTTCTGGGTTCACTGCAAATTAAATTTTTAAAAAGCCTATAAAACATTAAATTAGGGGTCATTTTCCACAATATTTTTATTTCATCAACTCCTTTATGAACAAATTTTACCATTTTTCCCTCACGGCAGTATTATTTTTTTTAATCAATACAACATACGGACAAAATCCTCCTGATTACGAGCAGCGCAGAGATACTTATATAGATACTGCTCTGGCCAATTTTGACCCAAATGCCATTACATTGCAGGCATATCGAGGAGAAACTATTGATCAGTCTACTTTGAATAATACCTATGGTATAATGCACACCAAGAGCACCATTGATTTTAATATTGTGAAATTAGTCAGGGTTTTATTTCTGGGCAACGGAACGCATGATTCTGACATATTAAATGCTCTTGACCCAATTCCATTTTGGTACAATTACAGCGACACTTTGCGCGGCTATTGGTCTGAAAACCATATGATTATGTGGATGTCTTCTGATTGGCTCCTGCACGAATCTTATGGAAAAACAGTGGATAATAATTTGGAAAACCGCCTGAAGCATTATTTGCAATTGAAAATTGATTACGGTTTTTACGAGTTTTTCTCCAGCACCTATATGCCTTATTGCCTAAGCGGATTACTAAACCTCGCTGATTTTGCACAGGATCCCATTATTAAAGATTTGGCCACACAAGCAGCTCAGCGCTTGCTCACGGAATTGCTGATGGTAACCAATGATAAAGGTGTGTTTTATCCGGCTGCTGGGCGTAATTATTACGGCAAATATGAAAATCCATACAATCAAAATCATTACAACCTGGTCTATCTTTTGAAGGGTTTTGGCCCGGTTCCTTCAAAAGCATCGCATGGCGGTGGTTTTCTGGCAAGTTCCGGTATTGATGTGAGTGATGTAATCAGTTCCTGGAGAGCAGAAATGGACACTATTTATAAAATCGGGCACAGTATTGATAGTGTAAAGATCATTCACCAGAACCAGTCTCATGTTGACCGTATTATGTTCCAGTGGAGCTCGGGCTGTTATTTCCACCCAGATTTTGCGCAGGAAACCGCGCAATTACATGCCGATTCAAATACCTGGGATCATGTTGATTTTGAACAATTGAATATATTGTCTGGCCTTGATCCTGCCACTATAGGTTCTTTGGCTGCTCAATTGACCTCTATTTCTGAGAGCTCGGTTATTGCAGGGCAGAGTGTTGCGATTTATAAGAATCGTTCAGTAGTGCTCACTTCTATCCAGGATTTTTGGAAAGGCAAGTTGGGCTACCAGCAATTTCCCTTGGCTGCAACTATAGAAAATACTGCAGTTTTTCCGGTTTCAGGAGCACTTGTCAATAGTTGGGGAGATAAACCTTCATCAAATGCCAATGACCACCTCCCCTATGTTGAGCAAAAAAGCAATGTTGCCCTAATGATGTACAGGGGTGAAGAAAAACCATCACTTTTTGGCAATACCATTGGCAGTGTTTCTCTGCACTGGTTTGAAAATGATTTTGATGAAATTACCACCAATGGCTTATGGTTATTGGGGCGGGTAAACAGCAGCTATGTGGCTGTGAAAAGACATTGTGAAGATAAAGACATGGGATTGTATGCCTGTCACCAGCGCGATGGTCAAAGCTGGGCAGTGATTGTCGGCAATGATTCTATGTACGGTAGTTTTTCAAATTTTCAAGCCATTGTTGATCAGGCAGCGTTTGAGGAAAACTGGTATTTTGATGAAAGCACTTCTGAATGGGTTTATTATGCCAGCATCGAATTTGACAACAAGACCATATCGCACGAATGGCGCAACCCCGAACGCTATACTTCCATTAAGGATATAGAAGTGAAGGATGTAGATTTTCAGGTGTATCCCAACCCGGCTCAAAACCAGGTTAATATTGACCTATCAGGAATGCACAGTCAAAATTTGCGATTGAGTGTAAGCAATATGCTGGGACAAACTATTTACAGGGAAAATAATATTGGCACAAATCAAAGCAAAACGCTTGATGTTACTGATTGGTCCGAAGGCGTTTATTTTATAAGTATTGAAGATACAGATCAGCAAAAGCGATATACCAAAAAGCTGATTAAAGTAGATTAAGGATTTTGTGATCAGGTAATTGTCAATTCTATACCATCTAAATAACTTAATCCCAGAATCTGTTTAGCGCTTCCGTTTCTTATTGCAATTTCCAAAAATCCACTGCTTCCAACATAAGCCAGCACTTGCCCTATTTCTACATCGCTAAAAGTGTTTGAAATCTGAGGGATAATGATGTCATTTAATATGACCCGGCCATTTGCTTTTCCCTTGATCATAAAATTACTGATCAGGTTGCCGAATTTATCAATGTATATAATTTTTCCCAGGTAATGCCCATTCTCAGCAGCATTAATTCTGTAAAAGGGTGACTGATATTCCGGGATACTTATATTATCCCCAAAAGAGCGCAGCTCCTCTCCTTTTGAAATATGTGCAGCTACAGGCGCAAAGACATCTCTGCCGTGAAATGTAGCACTTACTTCATCCAGAAAGAACTTGACATTTTTCACTTCAGTCATTTGAATAATTTTCGATTCAGAAAGGACAATATCCAGCACACCATTGTCGGGTGCTACTAAAATATGTTTTTCGGTTTCCACTGCAATAATTTTTCGCAGGGTACCCACTCCCGGATCAATAACAACACAAAACACTGTTTTCTGAGGAAAATAACGATGTGCATTCCACAATACAAATGCTGCATCATCTACACCATGTGAAAATACTTCATGAGAGATGTCAATAATTGGCACATTGGGATTGATTGAGTATATCACTGACTTCATCACAGGTACGTACCAGTCCTTATTTCCGAAATCTGTAAGCAGTGCAATAGGAAGCTTCATATTCTTTACTTTATTTATGATAGGCATTTAAAAAACAAATCTTCTTTTCAAACTACTGAAAGGGGTAATTATTTTCAATTTAGCCATAATTTCATTCCTCAATTTATTATAGTATTTCCGTAAAAATAAAAATTCACAGAAAGGAAATGTATAAAAACTATACTTCTGTTAATTGTATAAAAATTCCCTACTACTTAACCTGAGCTCGATAATTATTTAAGAGCTCAGGTGTAAGAAATTAATTATCTTCACACTGTGCACAGGGATTGAATCATGCAAAACAATTGATTAAATTCGATGTAGTAAAATCACGAATACTGAGAAATTGAACTGATTGTACTAAGGAATGTGTTTCATCACATTATAAGCTATTTTTAAACCAGGGCAACATAACTTAATTGTATAAAATTAAAATATTAATGTGCGCTGTGATGAAAAATAAAACATGAAGAACATAATTTTTATATTTTATATTATATCCTTACTCTACTCTAATACTTTATTTGCCCAAATAGTACAAAACGACACCAGTATTTGTGCAGGTGATTCTGTAATGATTCAGTTTATTGTACCCTGTTATGACAGTATTTACAATGAAAATTTAACCTATGGCGTAGTAGCCGATGTAGAAGGCAATGAGTATAAAACCATACAAATAGGTACTCAGGAATGGATGGCTCAAAACCTCAAAACAGGGACTTACAATAATGGGGATCCAATTATTAGAGTTGCTGACAATACCCAATGGAGTAATCTTGATCAAAATCAAACAGGTGCCTGGGCTTATTTTGACAACGACAGCGCTACTTATGATTGTCCCTATGGAAAGCTCTATAATTTTTATGCATTAGAAGACCCAAGAGGAATTTGCCCTAGTGGTTGGCATATTCCAACGGATGCTGAGTGGAATACATTAAGAGATTTTTTAGATCCTGCTGCGATTGGAAATAACAATATTGCCGGAGGCATGATGAAAAGTGTGGGAACCATGTATTGGGCAGCACCCAATACCGGGGCGACCAACAGCAGCGGCTGGTCGGGTTTGCCCGGAGGGTATCGATTTTCCAATCCGGGTGTTTTTGCCTCATTTGGCAGTGGTGGGTTTTGGTGGAGTGCATCATCGCGGGGAAGAAGTTTAGCCTTTGACGATGCCGTATTATTGGACTACAATCCAAATGACAAAAGATTTGGGCTGTCTTGCAGATGCATAAAAGATTAAACTAAACAAGCTTTTGAAATCCGAATCTATAACATCGGTTTTTTAAAATGAGCATATGAAACGAACATGAATTTTTTTAATCAAAAACTTCACGCATGAGAATGATTAAAATAAATTTATGTGAGAGCGAAGCGGTTCCATCTGTGCAGAAATTTTCCTGCATTTTTGGAGCTTGCAGAAAAATTTCAAACAGATGAAAATAATTGTTCGAAATATTATAATTCTAATACTCTTATTGCTTCCGGCAACATTGTGTGCTCAGGTAGACCCGATATATCAATGGTCAAATGGAGATACCACAGCGATAATAAATGTTTCTCCTGCTCAAACTACTGTTTATTATGTTACAGTTACTTATGGTTCAAGGGTGATTTACGACAGTATCACAGTTGAGGTGGACAGCAATACTTATTCAACTGATACTGTTACAGCCTGTGGAAGCTATACCTGGCGTGACAGTATTACATATACGAGCAATAACAATACCGCAACCGATACCATTTTGAACAGTGCCGGTTGTGACAGCATCATTACATTGGATTTAACCATCCTGAGCCCTACTTATGCAACAATCAATGAAAGTGCCTGCGATACCTTTGTTTCGCCAAGTGGCAATTATACCTGGACCAGCTCTGGTACCTACAATGATACACTGGTCAATTCCGAAGGATGTGATTCGGTTATTACCATCAATCTGGATATTATTGGTGGAAACTTAAATACCGAAAGTATTACAGCATGCGATAGCTACACCTGGCCGGTAAATGGGCAAACATACCTCAACAGCGGCAGTTACAACGATACTTTAACCAGTTCACAAGGCTGTGATTCCGTTCTTGTTCTTGACCTTACAATCAACAACAGTACTTCGAGTTCTCAGACTGTGAGTGAGTGCAATGCTTATACCTGGCAGGTCAATGGGCAAACTTATACAGCAAGTGGCATTTACAGGGATACGCTCCTTAACTCAGTCAATTGCGACAGTGTGCTTACACTTGACCTTACTATTCTAAACAGCAGCACTTCTACAATCAATGAAATGGCCTGTGATTCCTTTATTTCTCCCAGTGGCAATTATACCTGGACCTCAAGTGGATCATACAATGATACTTTGGTCAATTCCCAGGGTTGCGATTCGCTTATCACAGTTAACCTCACAGTAAATTACAGTAGCAGCAATTCAGAAAATATTACAGCCTGTGATGAGTACACCTGGCCGGTAAACGGGCAGACTTATACCACAGGCGGCAGCTATTCCGATACACTCCAAAGTACTGCCGGCTGCGATTCTATTTTAGTATTGAATCTTACAATCAACAACAGTACTTCGAGTACGAATACGGTCAATACCTGTGATGATTATACCTGGGCTGTAAATGGAAACACCTATACCCAAAGCGGGATTTACTACGATACCATCCCAAATGCTATAGCCTGTGATAGTTTCCTCACGCTTGACCTTACAATAGACAACAGCATTGTGAATACCACCGATACTACTGTCTGCGATGAATACACCTGGCCGGTTGACGGACAAAGCTATGATAGCAGCGGCACATACCGCGATACTTTACTCAGTTCTACAGGCTGTGATTCTATCCTGGTTTTAAACCTGACCATTATCCCCAATACCATTTACAATTCTTCCCAAACAGTTTGTGACGCATTTACCTGGTCTTTGAACGGGCAAACCTACACCAACAGCGGTACATACTATGACACTACCGCTATGGCTGTTTGCGACAGTATTGTTGAGCTTGATCTGACCATTCTCAACAGTACTTCATCAAACATCAATGAAACGGCCTGTGATTCTTTTGTTTCCCCAAGTGGCAATTATACCTGGACTTCAAGCGGAACATACAATGACACTTTGCTAAATGCTGTTGGTTGTGATTCACTTATAAGTGTAAACCTGACCATCAACAACAGCTCGAATTCTACAGATAATATTTCTACCTGCAATTCTTATACCTGGCCGGTCAACGGACAAACATACACAACAAGCGGTACTTATGCTGATACTTTGCAAAGTGTGGCAGGATGTGATTCAATCCTTACTTTAATACTCAATATCGGTAGTTCCTACTCTGGTTTTGATACGGTTGTATCCTGCAACTCTTATACCTGGCCCGTAAATGGCATTACCTATACCAATGGCGGTACTTATTACGATACTATTGGCTCGGGTATTGGCTGTGACAGTACTTTTCAATTGGATTTAACCCTGAATTTCAACAGTAGCTCGTCTGAAAATATTACTGCTTGTGATGAATACACCTGGCCGGTGAATGGGCAAAACTATACTACAAGTGGTGTTTATTCTGATACTTTAACAAATACAGCAGCTTGTGATTCTGTCTTAACACTCGACCTGACCATAAACAGTAGCAATTCCATTTCTGAAACTGTTACTGCCTGTGACTCTTATACCTGGCCAGTTGATGGAAATACATATAATACCAGCGGAGTTTATTCCGATACACTTGCAAATTCATTAGGCTGCGACAGTATTGTTACACTTGATTTAACACTGAATCTCAGCTCTACCTCTACAATTAATGAAAGTGCATGCGACAGCTACACCTCTCCAAGTGGAAATTATACATGGACGAATAGCGGCAATTATACAGATACACTCGCAAATGCAGCGGGCTGTGATTCTATTATAACAATTGATCTTACAATCCACAACAGCACAGCAACTACAGAAAACATCAGTGCCTGTGACGACTATACCTGGCCGGTAAATGGGCAAAGCTATACCACGAGTGGAATTTATTCTGATACTTTAATAAGTGCTACAGGTTGTGATTCTGTCTTAACACTCGACCTGACTATAAACAGTAGCAATTCCATTTCTGAAACTGTTACTGCCTGTGATTCTTATACCTGGCCGGTTGATGGAAATACATATAATGCCAGCGGGATTTATTCCGATACGCTAAGCAATTCAATAGGTTGTGACAGCATACTGATTTTAGATCTTAATATAAACAGCAGCAATTCGGGTTCTGAAAATATTACTGCCTGCAATACTTATACATGGACTCTTTCAGGTGACACCTATACCCAAAGCGGTGTTTATACTGACACTTCCACCAATGCTGCAGGTTGCGACAGTATTGCAACACTCAATCTTACTATAAACAATAACAGTACAGGCTCTGCCAGCTTTACGGCTTGCGACAGCTTTACTGCTCCAAGCGGAAATTTTGTATGGACAAACAGTGGGACTTATACCGATACAATAAATGCTTCAACAGGCTGTGATTCAATAATCACTATTAATCTCACTATTAATTTCAGCAATTCATTTTCAGAAAATATTACAGAATGCTATTCTTACACTTGGCCAGTTAACGGTCAGGAATACACTACTTCGGGAACATATACTACAACTCTAAGTAATGCAGCAGGCTGCGATAGTTTACTAATACTAAACCTGAACATTCAAGAAGACATACTTACCAGTACTGATGAAACAATATGTGAAGGAGACAGCATATTTCTCAATGGAAACTGGCAGAGTGCTCCCGGAAATTATACAGATACATTCAGTACTACAAGTAGCTGCGACAGTATTGTAAGCACTACTTTATCATTGCAACCCAATTATACGGACAGCACCGAAGTCACATTAGAGCCGGGTGAATTATTCAATGGAGATATATTCGTCAGTGATACCACGCTTTTATTTCAATATTATAGTGCTGATGGATGTGACAGTATAGTGCTCACAAAGATTGAAGTGCTAAAAGAAAGTGTGGTGTTTGTACCCAATGCATTTACACCAAATGGAGATGGGATAAATGATTTGTTCAAAGTTTATGGCACAAGGATTGAGTCTATGAGACTTCAGATTTTTAATCGTTGGGGAGAAATGATTTTTGAAACAAATGAAATAGATAAAGGCTGGGATGGCACTTACAAAGGTGAAAAATTACCCGCAGGTTTGTATGTTTATATTTTAAGAGGTGTTGCTGCCAATGAATTCGTGAAAGAGGTTGGCAAAGTTTCACTTTTGAGATAAATTTTTAGTTTCCAAAAGCATAATATAACTTTTACCCCGCAATGCAAAAAACCTTAAAAATTGCTAAGTCTCTCGCAAATACTTTATAATTGATTATTCCGTATTAAATTAGCTGCTTAATCAGCTTTTTTCTGATTCTCATCAATTATTAATACAATAAATCATGGAATTCAAAGTCAATAAAAACGAAGAAGCCTGGCGAAAAGAACTCGGTGAAGAAGAATACCGGGTATTGCGCGAAAAAGGAACCGAAAGGCCCTTTAGCGGAAAATACGATGTGCATTTTGAAAAAGGTGTTTATCACTGCAAAGCCTGTGGGGAACCACTCTTTACTTCCGAATCTAAATTTGATGCCGGCTGCGGCTGGCCGAGTTTTGACCAGGCTTTTGGTAAGGATAAAATTGTTTATCAACCAGACAACAGTCTCCCTGGGAGGCCACGTACAGAAATTCTTTGTGGAAATTGTGGTGGGCACCTGGGACATGTATTTGATGATGGTCCCACTGAAACAGGAAAAAGATATTGCGTAAATTCGGTCTCAATAGATTTTAAAGAAAAAAATAAATAACATTAATGCATCTACAATCAATAATTTTTAAAATGATAAAAAAAACCATACCTCTTTTGCTTTTATTCGGCTTTGTTTACTTTGTAAGTTGTGATGCTCAAACAAACAAGCCCAATGTAAAGATCAATGAAGCACCGCCTGAGCCTTTAGATCACTATAAAATTGATGTAAAAATTACTGATCTGCCCAATCAGGAGCTGTATCTGGCTTATCACTTTGGCAATAAGCAATATATGAAGGATACCGTAGTGCTCGATGAAAATGGCACGGGCACTTTTCAAGGCGATGAAGCGTTGGACGGTGGTATCTATTTGATTGTTTTTCCCAGCAAAAAGTATTTTGAATTTGTTGTAAATAATGAGAATTTCTCTATTGAAGCCGATACAAGCAATCCAATGGAGTCTTTGAAAATTGAAGGCTCGCTGGAAAACGAGCTTTACTTGAAAGACATGGCTTTTATTCGCAAAATGCAGCAGAAAAAGAAAACCCTTCAAAATCAACAGAGCAAAGAGGGCATTAAGGAAAAAGAAAAAAAAGAGATCAAAGCTGAACTGGAAAGGCTGGACGAAGAAGTGAAAGCTTTTCGCGAAGAATTGATCACACAAAATGAAGGTTTCTTTTATCCCAAATTCTTAAAGGCACTGGAAGATCCTGAGATTCCGGAAGAGGTGAAAAACAATACTGCCGACTCCAATGCTTCTTTTTACTATTACAGAAACCACTATTTCGAGAATATGGATTTTTCTGATGACCGCTTACTGCGCACACCTTCTATGCATAATAAAGTGGTCTATTATATTGACAAACTCACCCCGCAATCACCTGACTCATTGAACAAAGCAGTGGATTTAGTTTTGCAAAGGGCTAAGAAAAATGATGATGTATTTCAGTATTTCACTGTTTTTTTACTTAATAAATTTGCCAAATCCAAAGTTATGGGCTTTGACAATGTATATGTTCACCTTGTTGAAAATTACTACGCCAGTGGCGATGCATGGTGGGTAGATTCTACTGATTTGTACAGAATTACAAGCAGAGCCAAAGAATTGAAACCAACCCTTGTAGGGCAAAAAGCTCCTACCCTTGTACTGAAAAATGAAAATGATAAGATTGTAGCCATCAATAATCTTCCCAATAAATATACCCTGCTTTATTTTTACGATCCCGATTGTGGCCATTGCAAAAAGGAAACACCAAAAATGGTGAAAGCAGTAAATGAAGCCAAAGAAAAGAACATTGATATACAGCCTGTTGCAGTATCCATTGATTCTGATGAAGAAAAATGGCATAAGTTTATGAAAGAATATGGAGTAGATACCTGGATCAATTTGGCAGATTTGAACTACCGCAACAATTTCAGGGAGATTTATGACTTGCAAAGTACGCCCAGAGCATTTTTATTAGACAGTGATAAAAAGATTATCGCTAAACGATTTGACAGCAATCAATTGATCAACATTCTAAATCAACACGAAAAAATAGAACAGAAAAAGGCAGGAAAATAATATTTTGTTTCCACTTGAATCAAGTATTTCTATGTTTTTTCTAAATGGGAAACAATGCTTTCTTTGATGTGCTTGTAAAAACATTCCAAAAAAGCCCGGTTTCCGGCAGCTGTAAAATGCCCGTCTAAATTGTAATAAAGTGCTTTATTAAATGACTTTAATTGCACAGCCATACAAGTGTCGTTTTCTGTCACTGTAAGTGCTTTTGTTTTTATAAGCTGATTCCATTTATCATTGAAGTCTCTTGCTCTGTCCCTGTCAAAATCAATACCTACAGCCTTAAGCATTTCGCTTTCTCCGGAAGACAAGGTTCCTCTGAAAGGAATCGTGGTAAAAATGCATTTCACTCCATATTCAGTACAGAGTTGCTCAATTCCATTCATGTTTTCTTTATAATCAGTAGCTAATTCCTCTAAATCAAATGAAGGACGAAACAGCGAATCTGTCCAATTCGGGAATCGCATATTCATATCCATCATCCAGGGATTGATTTGCCCTTCGTTAAAATATTGCTGCACAGTATCGGGCAATGTTTGAAAAAATAAAGCAGCAGGTTTTGGCCATTGTTGCTTGATTCTTTTGGCCTGAGCTTTCCATTCAGGGTCTATTTTATTTTCCTCCAGTGGGATTGCCTCTATACGCTCAGTAATATTTGGAAACAGTATGTACCTGAGGCGTTCAAGCAAGCTACCTCCTCTTTGACTGGATTTGTTACTAATTAAATTCTCATGAAGAGCAAGCTGAAAAAGGTCTTCAAATTGAAGAGTGGCAACAATAAGAAAATCTGGCTGCCACTGGGGAATCATTTTACGTGCTACTTTAAGATAATCTACCGGATGATGTCCGCCCTTGCCCCAGTTCAATACTTCAGTATTTATTGCATTTTCCTGCATTTTATTTTGCAACAGAAATGGCCAGCTCTGCTCCTGCTCTATGCCCCAGCCTAATGTAAAGGAATCGCCAATGCAGGCTATACGCGTCTTATTCTTTTCCTTTTGAACGGCATTGCTTCCCCTAAAACCATATTCATTGATTTGAAGCTTAAAATCCATTTCAAAACTTTGATAATGCACCATTTTATTGG encodes the following:
- a CDS encoding thioredoxin-like domain-containing protein, which codes for MIKKTIPLLLLFGFVYFVSCDAQTNKPNVKINEAPPEPLDHYKIDVKITDLPNQELYLAYHFGNKQYMKDTVVLDENGTGTFQGDEALDGGIYLIVFPSKKYFEFVVNNENFSIEADTSNPMESLKIEGSLENELYLKDMAFIRKMQQKKKTLQNQQSKEGIKEKEKKEIKAELERLDEEVKAFREELITQNEGFFYPKFLKALEDPEIPEEVKNNTADSNASFYYYRNHYFENMDFSDDRLLRTPSMHNKVVYYIDKLTPQSPDSLNKAVDLVLQRAKKNDDVFQYFTVFLLNKFAKSKVMGFDNVYVHLVENYYASGDAWWVDSTDLYRITSRAKELKPTLVGQKAPTLVLKNENDKIVAINNLPNKYTLLYFYDPDCGHCKKETPKMVKAVNEAKEKNIDIQPVAVSIDSDEEKWHKFMKEYGVDTWINLADLNYRNNFREIYDLQSTPRAFLLDSDKKIIAKRFDSNQLINILNQHEKIEQKKAGK